The genomic interval TGATTTTATGGATAGATCAAATGGGATTGACAAAGTGTTTGATAAACACATTGAGTACGAGTTTGAAAACAAAGACTTGGAAGCAACAATGACTACAATGATCAATGATCCTTACGTCCATCATGTTCCTACCTTGACTGGAGGAGTGGGTTACACCAAAGTCTATGATTTCTACAAAAATCATTTTATTGGCAAGTTACCTAAGGATATAAAGATAAAACCAATTTCAAGAACAGTGGGTCAGGATCAGGTAGTTGATGAAGTTATTGTTAGTTTCACACACG from Candidatus Nitrosocosmicus hydrocola carries:
- a CDS encoding ester cyclase, whose translation is MDRSNGIDKVFDKHIEYEFENKDLEATMTTMINDPYVHHVPTLTGGVGYTKVYDFYKNHFIGKLPKDIKIKPISRTVGQDQVVDEVIVSFTHDREIDYMLPGVVPTGKYVEIPHVVIMKFINGKIAHEHIYWDQASVLVQLGLIDQKTLPITGIQQSKRIKELADKE